Proteins from a genomic interval of Antedon mediterranea chromosome 5, ecAntMedi1.1, whole genome shotgun sequence:
- the LOC140049837 gene encoding uncharacterized protein encodes MADLNKLKLTRRNSKGQLTRTLSMIESLLKENCEPDVLKTYIIKAEEQFRKVELKHSELIDVIEDQGEFETEEKWMSECEMDFLQKLVCAKREITLRHSQSTVDVPFSTPTTPLQTSASTQPAGTVASPPAFSSPTPRPAMARSTPTMAKMKYPTFNGNIRDYKRFKELFTHCATNLTEIECFYQLTESMINSKERSMVKGCIDVARAWEVLDERYGDKDRVVDSLLKDLENLKSYESKDKINIPAMSRFVQTLQTFETRAETIGLSGELNSKIMLSQIKQKLPEEHRIAYYKSVRDNDTGHSLTGLVKWLYSQLLLLEKAMPMTETESSSSSKKASNAAVVSSAEGYKSDYNRNPKCALHPTANTHFLKSCNKFRSLSQKEKYEVMKKNRICFRCGHNNCSAGKPPYDKNSCQFAAPCGTPSCGSNLHFPAVCPVLYERKDQPNLNCNAQPFQPADPTTVVKQAGMVTHNGESKLQVTLPTVMGYLRCGKTRRPVRILLDGGSQATLLRSGLIPLTNQDVYQKHDLSLVGGKKITKKLRLLNCYIEDVNGTWSCPLTVTEIDEPCGDAPIVYKEQLKQYSHLNEIDLQVAPYPTIDVLLGVDNTHLMIWEEYLRGECINEPVAVKCPFGWFIQGGQLTTSALFNYVNVSAVGPMEDFLGIETMGLEPKKCKCSEHLTNRKATEAIDQSVKQLPNGTYEIRLPWKRAPNDLPDNYGYAVKRLKSLEKQFENRSIEWEVYCEQMRDQLKRGVSRRVTEADLKRDREAGRKMWFLPHFAVTKESKTTPVRVVYDGKARFQGHSLNDYIFI; translated from the coding sequence ATGGCAGACTTAAACAAACTGAAGCTTACCAGACGGAACAGCAAAGGTCAGTTAACAAGGACTCTGTCCATGATAGAATCACTACTTAAAGAAAATTGCGAACCAGATGTTTTAAAAACTTACATTATCAAGGCGGAGGAACAGTTCAGAAAAGTTGAGTTAAAACACTCTGAACTGATTGATGTAATTGAAGACCAGGGAGAATTTGAAACGGAAGAGAAATGGATGTCAGAATGTGAGATGGATTTCCTTCAAAAGTTGGTATGTGCAAAACGGGAGATTACCCTGCGCCACTCACAATCTACAGTCGATGTACCATTCTCAACTCCAACAACTCCTCTTCAAACATCAGCCTCAACGCAGCCTGCTGGTACGGTTGCCTCGCCGCCTGCATTCAGTTCACCTACACCTCGACCTGCTATGGCAAGGTCAACGCCTACCATGGCAAAGATGAAGTATCCTACATTTAATGGCAACATCCGGGATTACAAAAGatttaaagaattatttacACATTGTGCAACTAATCTAACTGAGATTGAATGTTTCTACCAGCTAACTGAATCTATGATTAACAGCAAAGAAAGAAGCATGGTTAAAGGATGTATCGATGTGGCTAGAGCTTGGGAAGTGTTAGATGAACGCTACGGAGACAAAGACAGAGTGGTTGATAGTCTGTTGAAGGATCTAGAGAATTTAAAGTCCTATGAAAGTAAGGACAAGATCAACATTCCAGCCATGAGTCGTTTTGTCCAAACCCTTCAAACGTTTGAAACCAGAGCGGAAACCATTGGTTTATCTGGAGAATTGAACAGCAAAATCATGCTGAGCCAAATAAAACAGAAGTTACCAGAAGAACACAGAATAGCTTACTATAAAAGCGTTAGGGACAACGACACAGGTCATTCTCTTACTGGCTTGGTTAAATGGCTGTACAGCCAATTATTGTTACTTGAGAAAGCTATGCCCATGACTGAAACTGAATCATCTTCATCGTCAAAGAAGGCTTCAAATGCTGCTGTAGTGTCATCTGCAGAAGGATACAAGTCAGACTACAATAGAAATCCCAAGTGTGCACTGCATCCAACTGCGAATACTCATTTCTTAAAGAGTTGTAACAAGTTTCGAAGTTTGTCTCAAAAGGAGAAATATGAAGTGATGAAAAAGAACAGAATCTGTTTTAGATGTGGTCACAACAATTGCTCTGCTGGTAAACCTCCATATGATAAGAATTCCTGTCAATTTGCCGCACCTTGTGGAACTCCATCTTGTGGAAGTAACCTTCACTTTCCGGCTGTTTGTCCTGTCTTGTATGAAAGAAAGGATCAACCCAATCTTAATTGCAATGCTCAACCATTTCAACCAGCGGATCCAACCACAGTTGTTAAGCAGGCAGGCATGGTCACCCACAATGGAGAAAGTAAATTACAAGTGACTTTACCTACTGTTATGGGGTACCTGAGATGTGGCAAAACCCGCCGTCCAGTGCGTATCTTATTGGATGGTGGAAGCCAAGCGACACTTCTGAGATCGGGACTCATTCCACTTACTAATCAAGATGTTTATCAAAAACACGATCTGAGTCTGGTTGGTGGTAAGAAAATTACTAAGAAACTACGATTGCTGAATTGCTACATTGAAGACGTAAATGGTACATGGTCTTGTCCACTCACCGTCACAGAAATAGACGAACCCTGCGGAGATGCTCCTATAGTATACAAAGAACAGCTTAAACAATACAGTCATCTAAATGAAATTGATTTACAAGTTGCTCCATACCCAACTATTGATGTACTGCTTGGTGTCGATAACACACACTTAATGATTTGGGAAGAGTACCTCCGAGGTGAATGTATCAATGAACCTGTAGCCGTGAAATGTCCTTTTGGATGGTTTATCCAAGGAGGACAACTCACCACATCAGCACTCTTCAACTATGTTAATGTGTCTGCAGTTGGACCAATGGAAGATTTTCTTGGCATTGAGACAATGGGTTTAGAACCAAAGAAGTGCAAATGCTCCGAACATCTTACAAACCGCAAGGCAACGGAAGCAATTGATCAGAGTGTGAAACAACTGCCAAATGGAACTTATGAAATTAGATTGCCTTGGAAAAGGGCACCAAATGACCTTCCAGATAACTATGGGTATGCTGTGAAGAGACTGAAGAGCCTAGAAAAGCAATTTGAGAATAGAAGCATAGAATGGGAAGTGTATTGCGAACAAATGAGAGATCAACTGAAAAGAGGTGTCTCTCGTCGAGTGACAGAAGCAGACCTAAAAAGAGATAGAGAGGCTGGAAGGAAGATGTGGTTTTTACCACACTTTGCCGTAACCAAAGAATCCAAAACAACACCTGTGAGAGTGGTATATGATGGGAAGGCAAGATTTCAAGGCCATTCTCTTaatgattatatatttatataa
- the LOC140049838 gene encoding uncharacterized protein gives MFQAIKISSDDARFHRFVFRENPNHPIQVYELTTVTFGDKPSPTAAIVTLRHIVSEHAPGDKQLERIVTDQFYMDDLNESVTDANEADNLKSKLIETLMKGNFNIRKWQSNVRNMCDESEDATAATALGTKWDLVNDTLKVKEVKLIQGLIPTKRSILKQTASYYDVFGMLSGILVRPKTLLQKLWQLNIDWDTPLNQRGELCAILSEINKDLEKASDIEIPRCLIPEPFRGKRPLPKVSLHGASDASEDAMGIGVWLRWSHEESTEAYLSFVCARARLTPLKQSSIPRKELQAILLLSRLMLTVKNALRFDIVFSKIWTDSMTAISWLRGQSKSFRSYVAYRVGEITSEFDPIKDIAFVPSDQNTIDIVSRGGNIDDMKKVIDGPGFLRSPPISWPKTLTNVQVAPEDGEQKKFHVRNAKTLTLKIKAIPEFERILDPTKFSSWPKLKMVTARVVSLKQLPKNQWLKKLTSVGES, from the coding sequence ATGTTCCAGGCTATTAAAATCAGTTCTGATGATGCCCGCTTTCATCGATTTGTGTTCAGAGAGAATCCTAACCATCCAATTCAAGTGTACGAGTTGACGACTGTTACATTTGGTGACAAGCCATCACCAACTGCGGCTATTGTGACTTTGAGGCATATAGTATCTGAGCATGCACCCGGTGATAAACAATTAGAAAGAATTGTTACTGACCAGTTTTACATGGATGATTTGAATGAATCTGTTACTGATGCTAATGAGGCCGACAACTTAAAGTCTAAACTCATTGAGACTCTGATGAAAGGAAACTTCAATATCAGGAAATGGCAATCCAACGTTAGGAATATGTGTGATGAATCAGAAGACGCCACTGCTGCAACAGCTTTGGGAACAAAGTGGGACCTTGTGAACGACACTCTAAAGGTCAAAGAGGTTAAACTAATTCAAGGTCTAATCCCAACTAAACGTAGCATTCTGAAACAAACCGCTTCTTACTATGACGTATTCGGTATGCTTTCCGGTATCCTTGTCCGACCGAAAACACTGTTACAAAAACTGTGGCAACTAAACATTGATTGGGATACACCACTTAACCAGAGAGGTGAACTTTGTGCTATTCTCAGTGAAATCAATAAAGACCTTGAAAAAGCAAGTGACATAGAAATTCCAAGATGTCTTATTCCAGAGCCATTTAGAGGAAAAAGACCATTACCAAAAGTATCTCTGCATGGTGCAAGTGATGCTTCAGAAGATGCTATGGGTATCGGAGTTTGGCTAAGGTGGTCACATGAAGAGTCAACTGAAGCTTATTTGTCGTTTGTGTGCGCCCGAGCCAGACTCACACCACTTAAACAATCAAGCATCCCCAGGAAAGAACTTCAAGCAATTCTGCTGCTTTCAAGGCTGATGCTCACTGTAAAGAATGCTTTGAGGTTTGACATAGTTTTTTCAAAGATTTGGACAGACAGTATGACTGCCATCAGTTGGCTGAGAGGTCAATCTAAATCTTTCCGATCGTATGTTGCATACCGTGTAGGTGAGATCACTTCTGAATTTGACCCGATCAAAGATATCGCCTTTGTACCATCAGACCAGAACACTATAGATATTGTTTCAAGAGGAGGAAACATTGACGATATGAAGAAAGTCATCGATGGACCAGGGTTCCTACGATCACCACCAATCTCTTGGCCTAAAACTCTGACAAATGTTCAAGTAGCTCCTGAAGATGGAGAACAAAAGAAATTCCATGTCCGTAATGCTAAGACACTAACACTCAAAATAAAGGCTATCCCTGAATTTGAAAGAATACTTGATCCCACCAAGTTTTCTAGTTGGCCAAAACTTAAGATGGTCACAGCAAGAGTTGTGTCCTTAAAGCAGTTACCAAAGAACCAATGGTTAAAGAAGTTAACTTCAGTTGGTGAAAGCTGA
- the LOC140049996 gene encoding cation channel sperm-associated auxiliary subunit delta-like isoform X2, translated as MHMFEQNNYGYWPLPSKQVHPSSMNGSVILNSNMTITSLIQHPCDLKVSVILSNYLYVTKDAFQTPVFPLSVPINILQSDDSYVTCVAFIKDTLLLAVSGEVLVVNLHTMNATRGHGISEYINWIVTSPCCYTEDTSWCVGQNSIVFAFNSEIITDDPLVWWSNDGGHLFQQVTVSHNYQGPFLISGVFLHPLKHKATLLMQVDYSYTVMKNFNYLASQVQDGSETIPFPTKGVYMPATQLNYRSESFIFLNESTIYYSPVSGAAMRPVKLNGLKNKTHLNPGEDIVIINSGYKDYFLLVTNQHRVFLGREEGMKAEVTEILQNVYHSGVGLAFGDHNNIHLYTAWNRENASSIHAVEFHKKTYKIHNLVDLQNSAPCKYQAILNNYEDHIFYLDIAMEMNLSITMYSEPWQQTHFIVFVSNPDLLQFSSEVTPMWHSTTRGVTTNSMTTLISLRVDKVSESTVDGVEGMGILKMGSLEGSLTCLQDQYKESLVIGGCPPGRQIRVKKRDTACENWRGASYTIRKDLYDPTFLLGRTTGTQDRTLTYDLEQVGCPFLVHIADPFKPIIELFDGDKFVEEVLVNFVVYDINGRFTFTYTMTMAEALCVSQAQDRLTMLQAQSLANPHTAWTNKNFLSCYDDSGSPLVHSEKPYEIMNSSSSNKIKWLPYSGLYIFNVTVVDPNYSFCTLTALFAVEVYGALPEAPFPQMHIMLGICGFGVLSLWFMYGTYSIMTKPEEQNKTE; from the exons atgcaTATGTTTGAACAGAACAACTATGGTTACTGG CCATTACCAAGCAAACAAGTTCACCCGTCTTCTATGAATGGATCAGTGATACTGAACTCAAACATGACAATAACATCATTAATCCAGCACCCTTGTGACCTGAAAGTGTCTGTGATACTGAG TAACTATCTGTACGTAACAAAGGATGCATTTCAGACACCTGTATTTCCACTTTCTGTTCCAATTAACATACTTCAG tcAGATGATAGCTATGTCACATGCGTAGCGTTTATTAAAGATACATTGTTACTGGCTGTTAGTGGTGAGGTTCTGGTGGTGAATTTGCATACTATGAATGCAACCAGGGGTCATGGAATATCAGAATATATTAACTGGATTGTTACCTCCCCTTGCTGCTATACAGAGGACACCTCCTGGTGTGTG GGTCAAAATTCTATAGTATTTGCATTTAATTCAGAAATAATCACTGATGATCCCTTGGTCTGGTGGTCCAACGATGGAGGACATTTGTTTCAACAAGTTACAGTTTCACATAATTACcag GGACCATTTTTAATATCGGGAGTATTCCTACACCCATTGAAACATAAAGCAACCCTACTCATGCAAGTGGACTATTCCTATACTGTGATGAAAAACTTCAACTACTTAGCAAGCCAGGTTCAAGATGGGTCGGAGACTATTCCATTTCCAACCAAAGGGGTGTATATGCCTGCGACTCAACTCAACTACAGATCAGAGagttttatctttttaaatgaATCCACAATTTATTACAGTCCTGTGtctg gtGCTGCTATGCGTCCAGTAAAATTGAATGGGCTAAAGAATAAGACACACTTAAACCCTGGTGAAGACATTGTAATTATAAATTCAG gcTACAAAGACTATTTTCTTTTGGTAACAAATCAGCACAGGGTGTTTCTAGGTAGGGAGGAAGGAATGAAAGCAGAGGTCACAGAG ATATTACAAAACGTTTACCATTCTGGTGTAGGCCTTGCATTTGGTGATCACAACAACATTCATCTGTACACCGCTTGGAATCGAGAGAATGCATCCAGTATTCATGCTGTGGAATTTCATAAGAAAacttataaaatacataatCTTGTAGACTTACAGAATTCTGCTCCCTGTAAG tatcaagctattttaaataattatgaagaTCACATTTTTTACTTGGATATTGCCATGGAGATGAACCTGTCAATCACAATGTACTCGGAGCCGTGGCAACAAACACATTTCATT GTATTTGTTTCTAACCCAGACCTGTTGCAGTTCTCTTCTGAAGTAACACCGATGTGGCACAGTACTACCAGAGGAGTAACAACAAATTCCATG ACAACTCTCATTTCTCTCAGAGTTGACAAAGTTTCAGAAAG CACAGTTGATGGTGTTGAAGGTATGGGCATTTTAAAGATGGGGTCATTGGAGGGCAGCCTCACATGCCTGCAAGACCAGTATAAA GAGTCATTAGTAATTGGAGGTTGTCCACCAGGGCGGCAGATCCGTGTAAAAAA GCGGGATACTGCATGTGAAAACTGgaggggtgcgtcttatacaatCAGAAA AGATCTTTATGATCCAACATTTCTACTTGGCCGCACCACCGGTACTCAAGACAGGACACTAACCTATGACCTTGAACAAGTAGGATGTCCATTTTTGGTGCACATAGCCGACCCATTTAAACCAATTATTGAACT GTTTGATGGAGATAAATTTGTTGAAGAGGTGCTGGTAAACTTTGTAGTTTATGACATCAATGGACGTTTCACATTCACTTATACTATGACCATGGCAGAG GCCCTATGTGTATCACAGGCTCAAGATAGGCTCACCATGTTACAAGCACAGAGTCTGGCTAACCCACACACAGCATGGACTAACAAG AACTTTTTAAGTTGTTATGATGATTCTGGTAGTCCTTTGGTGCATTCTGAGAAACCGTATGAGATCATGAACAGCAGTAGCAGTAACAAGATCAAATGGTTACCATACAGTGgattatacatatttaatgtTACTGTGGTGGATCCAAACTACAG TTTTTGTACTTTGACTGCCCTGTTTGCTGTTGAAGTGTACGGAGCTCTTCCAGAAGCCCCATTCCCTCAGATGCACATCATGCTTGGAATATGTGGGTTTGGCGTACTGTCTCTCTGGTTCATGTACGGCACTTACAGCATCATGACTAAACCAGAAGAACAGAACAAAACAGAGTAG
- the LOC140049996 gene encoding cation channel sperm-associated auxiliary subunit delta-like isoform X1, protein MYLCYIIITCICLNRTTMVTGDALVFQPLPSKQVHPSSMNGSVILNSNMTITSLIQHPCDLKVSVILSNYLYVTKDAFQTPVFPLSVPINILQSDDSYVTCVAFIKDTLLLAVSGEVLVVNLHTMNATRGHGISEYINWIVTSPCCYTEDTSWCVGQNSIVFAFNSEIITDDPLVWWSNDGGHLFQQVTVSHNYQGPFLISGVFLHPLKHKATLLMQVDYSYTVMKNFNYLASQVQDGSETIPFPTKGVYMPATQLNYRSESFIFLNESTIYYSPVSGAAMRPVKLNGLKNKTHLNPGEDIVIINSGYKDYFLLVTNQHRVFLGREEGMKAEVTEILQNVYHSGVGLAFGDHNNIHLYTAWNRENASSIHAVEFHKKTYKIHNLVDLQNSAPCKYQAILNNYEDHIFYLDIAMEMNLSITMYSEPWQQTHFIVFVSNPDLLQFSSEVTPMWHSTTRGVTTNSMTTLISLRVDKVSESTVDGVEGMGILKMGSLEGSLTCLQDQYKESLVIGGCPPGRQIRVKKRDTACENWRGASYTIRKDLYDPTFLLGRTTGTQDRTLTYDLEQVGCPFLVHIADPFKPIIELFDGDKFVEEVLVNFVVYDINGRFTFTYTMTMAEALCVSQAQDRLTMLQAQSLANPHTAWTNKNFLSCYDDSGSPLVHSEKPYEIMNSSSSNKIKWLPYSGLYIFNVTVVDPNYSFCTLTALFAVEVYGALPEAPFPQMHIMLGICGFGVLSLWFMYGTYSIMTKPEEQNKTE, encoded by the exons ATGTATCtctgttatataataataacatgcaTATGTTTGAACAGAACAACTATGGTTACTGG AGATGCTCTTGTTTTCCAGCCATTACCAAGCAAACAAGTTCACCCGTCTTCTATGAATGGATCAGTGATACTGAACTCAAACATGACAATAACATCATTAATCCAGCACCCTTGTGACCTGAAAGTGTCTGTGATACTGAG TAACTATCTGTACGTAACAAAGGATGCATTTCAGACACCTGTATTTCCACTTTCTGTTCCAATTAACATACTTCAG tcAGATGATAGCTATGTCACATGCGTAGCGTTTATTAAAGATACATTGTTACTGGCTGTTAGTGGTGAGGTTCTGGTGGTGAATTTGCATACTATGAATGCAACCAGGGGTCATGGAATATCAGAATATATTAACTGGATTGTTACCTCCCCTTGCTGCTATACAGAGGACACCTCCTGGTGTGTG GGTCAAAATTCTATAGTATTTGCATTTAATTCAGAAATAATCACTGATGATCCCTTGGTCTGGTGGTCCAACGATGGAGGACATTTGTTTCAACAAGTTACAGTTTCACATAATTACcag GGACCATTTTTAATATCGGGAGTATTCCTACACCCATTGAAACATAAAGCAACCCTACTCATGCAAGTGGACTATTCCTATACTGTGATGAAAAACTTCAACTACTTAGCAAGCCAGGTTCAAGATGGGTCGGAGACTATTCCATTTCCAACCAAAGGGGTGTATATGCCTGCGACTCAACTCAACTACAGATCAGAGagttttatctttttaaatgaATCCACAATTTATTACAGTCCTGTGtctg gtGCTGCTATGCGTCCAGTAAAATTGAATGGGCTAAAGAATAAGACACACTTAAACCCTGGTGAAGACATTGTAATTATAAATTCAG gcTACAAAGACTATTTTCTTTTGGTAACAAATCAGCACAGGGTGTTTCTAGGTAGGGAGGAAGGAATGAAAGCAGAGGTCACAGAG ATATTACAAAACGTTTACCATTCTGGTGTAGGCCTTGCATTTGGTGATCACAACAACATTCATCTGTACACCGCTTGGAATCGAGAGAATGCATCCAGTATTCATGCTGTGGAATTTCATAAGAAAacttataaaatacataatCTTGTAGACTTACAGAATTCTGCTCCCTGTAAG tatcaagctattttaaataattatgaagaTCACATTTTTTACTTGGATATTGCCATGGAGATGAACCTGTCAATCACAATGTACTCGGAGCCGTGGCAACAAACACATTTCATT GTATTTGTTTCTAACCCAGACCTGTTGCAGTTCTCTTCTGAAGTAACACCGATGTGGCACAGTACTACCAGAGGAGTAACAACAAATTCCATG ACAACTCTCATTTCTCTCAGAGTTGACAAAGTTTCAGAAAG CACAGTTGATGGTGTTGAAGGTATGGGCATTTTAAAGATGGGGTCATTGGAGGGCAGCCTCACATGCCTGCAAGACCAGTATAAA GAGTCATTAGTAATTGGAGGTTGTCCACCAGGGCGGCAGATCCGTGTAAAAAA GCGGGATACTGCATGTGAAAACTGgaggggtgcgtcttatacaatCAGAAA AGATCTTTATGATCCAACATTTCTACTTGGCCGCACCACCGGTACTCAAGACAGGACACTAACCTATGACCTTGAACAAGTAGGATGTCCATTTTTGGTGCACATAGCCGACCCATTTAAACCAATTATTGAACT GTTTGATGGAGATAAATTTGTTGAAGAGGTGCTGGTAAACTTTGTAGTTTATGACATCAATGGACGTTTCACATTCACTTATACTATGACCATGGCAGAG GCCCTATGTGTATCACAGGCTCAAGATAGGCTCACCATGTTACAAGCACAGAGTCTGGCTAACCCACACACAGCATGGACTAACAAG AACTTTTTAAGTTGTTATGATGATTCTGGTAGTCCTTTGGTGCATTCTGAGAAACCGTATGAGATCATGAACAGCAGTAGCAGTAACAAGATCAAATGGTTACCATACAGTGgattatacatatttaatgtTACTGTGGTGGATCCAAACTACAG TTTTTGTACTTTGACTGCCCTGTTTGCTGTTGAAGTGTACGGAGCTCTTCCAGAAGCCCCATTCCCTCAGATGCACATCATGCTTGGAATATGTGGGTTTGGCGTACTGTCTCTCTGGTTCATGTACGGCACTTACAGCATCATGACTAAACCAGAAGAACAGAACAAAACAGAGTAG
- the LOC140050000 gene encoding uncharacterized protein yields the protein MASKRKQDDKHLKILREMVAKEHNKTCFDCHQRGPTYVNMKIGSFVCTSCSGILRGINPPHRVKSISMASYTPEEIEFLQNHGNEVCRQIWLGLYDSKSRAEPESKEEQKVKDFMAQKYERKRWYVEPSQAAAVASQKERERKQKEAVAKTNSFPEPKPLKSLISEPPKLVVGRQNKSSPNRKPLASIASLPTPTQTQASVEVKPSTDLLADLGGDPFGGAPAAGGNAGGFADFGSAFGGAQQPFGGGAQQPFGGGAQQPFGGGAQQPFGGGAQQPFGGGAQQPFGGGAQQPFGAPTNQQTSAGFGQPVQQNAAIAAFMQQSQGVTNNQGGFASFPPTSSAQSNVNQTNQNLQNLNISQPAGDKYAALSNLLDSNQPAEPNINWGGGGATSSSGSIDWGITGSSSSSTSLGSSKGSQPTMVGLPGPQASKFGGAAQGNNFNTAFGTPPSSNAFGAQGSASFGNQGVNAFAGQQPNAFAAQQTNAFGMPSGNTFGAPPTSNAFGAPPTSNTFGAPPTSNAFGVSQANNAFSTAQMSNFGATPANNAFGGAPNNNQFGVQKPNAFGQTAVNNPFAGVGGPTQTTASNPFLGVAPGTQMSQSNGMYGAGGAGAAPGAQQGFGQFGQPAQFGMPAQVNGSFGQVPQQNPHTMSFGTAGMTAMAANQFGKPAQATGFGQQQAFGAPQGSGVAAGAGFPSWNNNSQNTAAASNPFMGGAFMAQSAAPKPQGSSNNPFL from the exons ATGGCGTCCAAACGGAAGCAAGATGATAAACACCTCAAAATTCTACGGGAAATGGTGGCCAAGGAGcacaataaaacatgttttgatTGTCATCAGAGGGGGCCAACATATGTAAATATGAAAATAGGATCGTTTGTTTGTACATCGTGTAGTGGAATCTT aCGAGGAATTAATCCGCCACATCGTGTTAAATCAATATCAATGGCAAGTTATACACCAGAAGAAATTGAATTTCTACAAAATCATGGAAATGAG GTATGTCGTCAAATATGGTTAGGTTTGTACGACTCAAAGTCAAGAGCTGAACCGGAATCAAAAGAGGAACAGAAAGTCAAGGACTTTATGGCTCAGAAATATGAACGTAAACGCTGGTACGTGGAGCCTAGTCAAGCAGCAGCTGTAGCGAGTCAAAAGGAACGAGAACGCAAGCAGAAAGAAGCGGTGGCAAAGACTAATAGTTTTCCAGAACCAAAGCCGTTGAAATCTCTTATCTCGGAACCACCAAAGCTGGTAGTTGGCAGACAGAATAag TCATCACCAAATAGAAAACCGTTAGCTAGTATAGCATCACTACCAACGCCGACTCAAACCCAGGCATCGGTAGAAGTGAAACCATCGACAGATCTGCTGGCAGACCTCGGAGGTGATCCCTTTGGTGGAGCTCCTGCAG cTGGTGGGAATGCTGGAGGATTTGCTGATTTTGGTTCAGCTTTCGGTGGAGCGCAACAACCATTTGGTGGTGGAGCACAACAGCCTTTTGGTGGTGGAGCGCAACAACCATTTGGTGGTGGAGCGCAACAACCATTTGGTGGTGGAGCGCAACAACCATTTGGTGGTGGAGCGCAACAACCATTTGGTGGCGGAGCACAACAGCCATTTGGTGCACctacaaatcaacaaacaagtGCTGGTTTCGGTCAACCTGTTCAACAAAATGCTGCGATTGCAG CTTTCATGCAGCAAAGCCAAGGCGTGACCAACAACCAAGGTGGTTTTGCGTCATTCCCACCCACATCATCCGCACAATCAAATGTCAACCAGACCAATCAGAATCTACAAAACCTTAACATATCACAACCTGCAGGAGACAAGTATGCAGCATTATCAAATTTACTAGATTCAAATCAGCCTGCAGAACCCAACATCAATTGGGGAGGCGGTGGCGCCACCTCATCGAGTGGATCGATCGACTGGGGCATAACTGGTAGTTCATCTAGTAGTACTTCATTAGGTTCTTCAAAAGGCAGTCAACCAACTATGGTTGGCTTGCCAGGTCCACAGGCGTCAAAGTTTGGTGGCGCTGCACAAGGAAACAATTTTAATACTGCTTTTGGGACGCCACCATCATCAAACGCTTTTGGTGCTCAGGGTTCAGCGTCATTTGGGAATCAAGGCGTGAACGCTTTCGCAGGACAACAGCCTAATGCATTCGCGGCGCAACAGACTAATGCATTCGGTATGCCATCTGGGAACACATTTGGAGCACCACCAACGTCAAATGCATTTGGAGCGCCACCAACGTCAAATACATTTGGAGCACCACCAACGTCAAATGCGTTTGGAGTATCACAAGCTAACAACGCTTTTAGTACTGCACAGATGTCAAATTTTGGAGCTACACCCGCAAACAATGCGTTTGGTGGAGCGCCAAATAATAACCAGTTTGGAGTACAAAAACCAAACGCATTTGGACAAACAGCTG tAAATAATCCATTTGCCGGTGTCGGAGGGCCAACACAGACAACTGCAAGTAACCCATTTTTAGGAGTGGCGCCTGGTACTCAAATGTCACAATCAAATGGCATGTATGGTGCTGGCGGGGCCGGTGCAGCTCCTGGAGCACAACAAGGCTTTGGACAATTTGGGCAACCTGCTCAGTTTGGTATGCCCGCACAAGTAAACGGTTCATTTGGCCAGGTGCCGCAACAGAACCCACATACAATGAGTTTTGGTACGGCTGGCATGACAGCAATGGCTGCCAACCAATTTGGTAAACCAGCACAGGCTACAGGGTTCGGTCAGCAGCAGGCGTTTGGCGCTCCACAAGGAAGTGGTGTAGCAGCCGGAGCAGGATTTCCATCTTGGAACAACAATTCACAAAACACAGCAGCAGCAAGTAATCCATTCATG ggTGGTGCTTTTATGGCACAATCTGCTGCCCCAAAGCCTCAAGgaagttcaaataatccattcCTGTAG